Proteins from a genomic interval of Ferrovibrio terrae:
- a CDS encoding LptA/OstA family protein — MDRFLRYLPNCMAAMILAGLAVVSLPAAAQIGLGARQNNNEPIDISSDTLEVQQDKQLAIFRGKVDVIQGDTRLRSDELFVYYRDRNAQGAAPASAAAPRAPARPAPQSTAAGPDSNSITKIEAKGNVFVSTPKERAQGDFGVYDVDKKTVTITGNVLLTSDDSTLRCARAVMYQDTGRSTCDPAAGQRVRGVIIPNNSNNAAPAPNAPAQQQGGQRR, encoded by the coding sequence ATGGATCGCTTCCTTCGATATCTGCCGAATTGCATGGCCGCGATGATTTTGGCCGGACTGGCTGTCGTTTCGCTTCCCGCAGCTGCGCAGATCGGTCTGGGCGCGCGACAGAACAACAACGAGCCGATCGACATCTCGTCCGATACGCTGGAGGTGCAGCAGGACAAGCAGCTTGCCATCTTCCGCGGCAAGGTCGATGTGATCCAGGGAGATACGCGCCTGCGCTCTGATGAGCTTTTCGTTTATTACCGCGACCGCAATGCGCAGGGCGCTGCTCCCGCGAGCGCCGCCGCCCCGCGTGCGCCGGCCCGCCCCGCGCCGCAGTCCACGGCCGCAGGGCCGGATTCCAATTCGATCACCAAGATCGAGGCCAAGGGCAACGTCTTCGTCTCCACACCGAAGGAGCGGGCACAGGGCGATTTCGGCGTCTACGATGTCGACAAGAAAACCGTGACGATCACCGGCAATGTACTGCTGACCAGCGATGACAGCACGCTGCGCTGCGCGCGGGCGGTGATGTATCAGGACACCGGCCGCAGCACCTGCGATCCGGCTGCAGGCCAGCGCGTGCGCGGCGTGATCATTCCGAACAATAGCAATAACGCCGCACCTGCGCCCAATGCTCCGGCTCAGCAACAGGGAGGGCAGCGCCGATGA
- the lptB gene encoding LPS export ABC transporter ATP-binding protein, with the protein MTAVGDKPDDRQEAGEGLRLVAENPYPGLAAHRLGKSFKKRPVLRDVSLYVQRGEAVGLLGPNGAGKTTTFYIMTGLIRPDHGNITLDGHNITGLPMYRRSRLGMGYLPQEASIFRGLTVEQNIRSVLELVEPEADRREAMLDDLLAEFSITHLRRTPALALSGGERRRCEIARALATQPSFMLLDEPLAGIDPIAVGEIRQLVSHLKDRGIGVLITDHNVRETLDIIDRAYILHDGKVLMEGSPSEIVADENVRRVYLGERFSW; encoded by the coding sequence ATGACGGCTGTCGGCGACAAGCCCGACGACAGGCAGGAGGCGGGCGAGGGCCTGCGCCTGGTTGCGGAAAATCCGTATCCGGGCCTGGCCGCGCATCGCCTGGGCAAGAGTTTCAAGAAGCGCCCGGTGCTGCGCGATGTCTCGCTCTATGTGCAGCGTGGCGAGGCGGTCGGCCTGCTCGGCCCCAACGGTGCCGGCAAGACCACGACCTTTTACATCATGACCGGACTGATCCGGCCCGATCACGGCAACATCACGCTGGACGGCCATAATATCACCGGCCTGCCGATGTATCGCCGCTCGCGGCTCGGCATGGGCTATCTGCCGCAGGAAGCCTCGATTTTCCGCGGCCTGACGGTGGAGCAGAATATCCGTTCCGTGCTGGAGCTGGTGGAGCCGGAAGCCGATCGTCGCGAGGCAATGCTGGACGATCTGCTGGCCGAATTCTCGATCACGCATCTGCGCCGCACGCCGGCGCTGGCGCTGTCGGGCGGCGAGCGCCGCCGCTGCGAAATCGCTCGCGCACTGGCCACGCAGCCGTCCTTCATGCTGCTCGACGAACCGCTGGCCGGCATCGATCCGATTGCGGTGGGCGAAATCCGCCAGCTGGTGTCGCATCTGAAGGATCGCGGCATCGGTGTGCTGATCACCGATCACAACGTTCGCGAAACTCTCGATATCATCGACCGTGCCTACATCCTGCATGACGGCAAGGTGCTGATGGAGGGCAGTCCGAGCGAAATCGTCGCCGACGAGAATGTCCGGCGGGTTTACCTCGGCGAACGGTTCAGCTGGTGA